The DNA region GAGTTCAGTGCCGCCATATCCTTTTGGGGGGACGGGATACCAGAGAGGGGACACTTGAGCAATCTTGAGCTTTTTCTTCATATTAATCTTTTAATTATTTTTTCATAATCGTCAACCATTTTTTCAACAGTAAAATATTTTTTAACTCTCGCTCGGCATTTTTTTCTGTCAATTTTATCTATATTTTTAATTGCTTTAACTATTTCCTTAATATTTTTGGCAATAAAGCCAGTTTTTTTATCTTTGACAACTTCGGGAACAGCGCCATTAGGGTAGGCAATGACTGGAACCCCTGAAGCCATAGCTTCAATCATAACAATACCAAATGGTTCAGGCCATTTAATTGGAAAAAGAAAACCTTTGGCATATTTTACTAAATCAGTTCGTCGCTTCCCTGAAACCTCTCCAACGTATTTAATTTGCTTTCCATCAATTAAAGGTTTTATTTCTTTTGAAAAATAAGGTTCCCTCTTTTTCCCTCCAGCTAAAATCAGTTTAACTTTAGCTCTTTTTGCCGCCAAAATTGCAGCTTTGGTATTTTTATGTTCTGCCATAGCACCCATATAAAGAAAATAATCTTTCGGCTTTTCACAGAATTTGAACTCTTTAGTGTTTACTCCGTTATAAACAGTAGCCAAGTAATTAATGTTTGGAAATCCTTTTCTTTGAGAATTAGAAATAGTGACTACATTCGGTTTTTTATATGAGGCAAGAACATCGGCAGCTTCTTTAAAAATCGGCAGATGGAAAATACTTACTATCGGGGTTTTAATAAAAAGAGACAAGGGCAAAAAAAGGTAACCTCCTCTGGCGTGATTAAAAATAATATTAAATTCTCCTTCTCTTTTTATAATTTCTTTCATTACTCTGGCTATATAAGCACTTTCCAATCTTAAAGGTCTGGAGGCCTCTGAATAAGCGGTATCAAATTTTCTTTCAGTTATTGTTTTTTTGAAAATCTGGATAAATTTAGCTGAACCTTTATATCTGCCAGCTCCAAAAAGAGTTACTTTATAGCCCTTTTTAGTGAGACCTTCTATCATTTCTTTTGCTATTCTTTCTGTTCCTCCTTGTCCAGAAGGGGGAACAGTAGTAAAGGGCGGAACTATCACTCCGATATTTATATTTTTCTTTTTCATGGTTAATACTTTATTATACTAAAAAGGGCTTCCCTTAGGAAGCTCTTTTTTTCAACTTGAATATTCTAAGAAGATTTAAGGGTTTCTTCTTCTTTTTTTGTTTTAAAGTCATCTTTTTTCCATTCTTTTTCTTTTTATTATTCCCGTTTCTATAGGCCCTTCTATAAATTCTTATGTATGTTTGAGCAATTTTCTTCCAGGTGAATTTCTTCTGAACGGTTTCCCTGGCTGCGTTGCCTAATTTCTTTCTCAACTCATCGCTTTCTAATAATTTATTACAGGCCTCGGCTATTTGGCGGCTGCTTTTAGGTCTGACTAAAAACCCATTTACCCCATTTTTTACAGCTAACGGTATTCCTCCTTTTCTGGTAGCAATTACCGGGGTTTTAGTAACCATTGCTTCTAAAATTACAAGCCCTAAGGGTTCATCCCAGACAGAAGGAGCAACAAAGACATCGGCCCGGTAGTAAAATTCTTCTAATTCTTCTCTTTTATCGTCTCCCATATAACCTAAAAAATGAACGTTGTGCAGTTTAAATTTATATACTAAGTCCTCCAAGTTTTTCCTTTCAGGACCATCTCCAATTATATAAATATCTCCCTTAATATCCTGAGCTGCCTCTATGAGATAAAAGACGCCTTTCTGGGGAGTAAGTTTTCCTGAAAAGAGAACAACTTTTTTACCTTTTAATTTATATTTTTTATTGATAATTTTTATTTTCTTCTCTGCTGGAAAATCCTCAAGATAAACACCGCCCGGAATAATTCTTGTTTTGTGTAAAAATTCCTTACCAAAGGTTTCCAACAACCAGCCCTTTGTATCTCCGCTTACAGCTACTATTTTTTTTGCCCTTCCCAAGGCATCTTGTGAGAGAGGAACATAGGTTTTACGTTCAGAGGCAGTCAGAACTCCTGTTCCATGGGAGGTGGTGATGAAATTTATACCATACAGCGCTTTTATAAAATTTGCTGCCCACAAAAGAAGAGAAATATGCTGGACATGAATAAGGTCTGGCTTAAAATCATCTACTGCATTTATTACACTTCTCAAGAAGAAATTAAACACTCGGGATATTTCTTTTGGAGTGAGGTCTTTATATGATTTACAAACCGGCCAATCTGGATGGCCGGTAAAAGCAACAGGGAAAGGGAGTTCTAAAGGATAAATTTTTACTCCAGCATGTTTTTCTTTACTTTCAGGACAAACTATGGCTGTTTTTATATTCTTGAATTTATTAATTTCTAAAGCCAACTCTCTTGTATAGGTTCCAGAGCCGCTTCCCCATAAAGGAAAACATTGCAAAAATAAGACCTTATTTACTTTTGGTTTTCTAGGCATTTTTAAGTTTTTTCATCTTAAAAACCCCGATTTAACGGGATTTTATCTTTTATTGTTGAGTTTAATATATATTAATTTTAGTCCCAAAAATACTCTATGTCAAGCATAAATGTTGAAAAACTGTTGAAACCAAAAATTGCTCTTTTTGAGAATTTATAGTATGATGATTTTGTAATTATGTTAGCTTCTCCAATTGATGAAATTAAGAATCGGTTAGATATAGTAGAGGTTATTCGAGGGTATATTAAGTTGCAGAAAGCCGGGGCAAATTACAGAGCTCTTTGCCCTTTTCATAATGAGAAAAAGCCCTCTTTTTTTGTTTCTCCGGCTCGCCAAATCTGGCATTGCTTCGGTGCCTGCGATTCTGGCGGAGACATTTTTAAATTTGTTATGAAAATTGAAGGAGTAGAGTTTGGTGATGCCCTACGAATTTTAGCTCAGAAAGCCGGAGTAGAATTAAAAAAACAAGATCCGAAATTAAGAACAGAGAAGCAGCGGCTTTACGAAATTTCTGATTTAGCTTGCCGTTTTTTTGGGAAACAACTTGAAGAAAGTTCAGCCGGAAAGGAGGCAAAGAAGTATCTTTCAGACAGAGGGCTCAAAGAAGAAAGCATAAAGAAATGGCGTTTAGGTTATGCTCCTGATATTTGGCAGGGTCTTTCCGATTTTTTAGTTAGCAGGGGTTATAAAAGAGAAGAGATAGAAAAAGCAGGTTTGGCTTTAAAATCTGAAAAGACCAATAATTATTATGATAGGTTTCGGGGAAGAATTATTTTTCCTATTTTTGATTTAAGTTCCCAGGCAGTCGGCTTTGGGGGAAGGATTTTTAAGCAAACTCAGAGGCCTGATGGTCAAGAGGAAGCAAAATACATTAACACCCCTAACACCCCTCTTTATGATAAAAGCCGGATTTTATACGGTTTGAATAAAGCGGGGATAGAGGCGAGGAAAAAAGATGCCTGTATTTTAGTGGAAGGTTATGTTGATGTGATAATGGCAAATCAGGCAGGATTTGAAAATGTAGTAGCTACTTCTGGCACTGCTCTCACTCCTTATCAATTAAAGATTCTTAAACGTTACTCGGATAATCTTCTGACTGCTTTTGATATGGATGTTGCCGGAGATTCAGCAACAAAGAGAGGAATTGACTTAGCTCAAGCTCAGGGTTTTAGCATTAAAGTAGTTACTATGCCCAAAGAGACAGACCCAGCAGATATTATTTCCAAAAATCCCGAAGATTGGCATAATTTAGTTGAGAAGGCAAAATCAATCCACGATTTTTATTTTGAAAACACTCTCTCTAAGTTTGATAAAAACACTCTGGAAGGGAAAAAAGAAATCTCAAAAATTTTATTGCCAGTAATTAAAAGAATTCCAAATAAAATAGAGCAGAGCGTTTGGATTCAAGGTTTGGCTGGGACCTTAGGAGTAAGAGAAGAAGATGTATCAGAGGAACTTCGGAAAACAAAAATTGAAGAGATAGAGATGGGAGCAGAAGAGTTTGTTGAAAAAGCAACTTCTTTGCCCCAGAAAACAAGAAAGGAGCTTTTAGAAGAGAGGTTAGCTGTTTTAATCATTAAACTTCCCCAAAACCTTGGCTTAGTTGGAGAAAAAGATTTTGAACTTTTTTCTCCTCAAACAGTAAAAATTATCAATTGCTTGAAAGAGAAAAAGCAGAATGAGCAGATAGATTATCTTTGTTTGAAGGCAGAGGTTGAACAAGCTGATATTGATCCTGAAAAAGAGTTTAAAGATTGTTTTAAAGAACTTAAAACATTAGTTATTAGAGATAGATTAGATAATATTTCAAAAGAGATTAAAAAAGCAGAACAAGAAAAGAATTCTGAGAAAGTTCAAGAACTAATTCAACAATTTAACCAGTGCTCCAAGTCGCGGAGCGACTTGGAGATTTCTGAAGCATGATAAAGAAGAAAAGGACCAAAAAGGTCCTAAAAAAGAAAAAACCAACAAAGAAGAAACCAGTAAAAAAGGTTAAAAAGAAGGCTGTAAAGAAGAAAAAGGTTACAAAAAGGAAAAAGATAAGCTGGAAAAAGAAAATTTTCGCTCCAGAAAAGCTTCAAGCTCTCTTTAAAAAAGGAAAACAGCGGGGTTTTGTTACTACTTCAGAAATTCTATATTTTTTTCCCGGGATAGAAAAAGATATCAAGGGCTTGGAAAACCTCTACGGAAAGTTAGAGGAAGAAGGGATAGAAATTAAAGAGTCAAGGGAATTTTTAGAGACCGAAGAGAAACCCAAAAAACCAGGAAGAGCTCCAAAAGTAAGGGAAATAAAAATAGACCCAATCCAACTTTATCTAAAAGAAATTGGTAAGGTGTCATTTTTGACTGCCGATGAGGAGAAAGAATTATCAAAAAGAATTGAGAAGGGAGATAAAGAGGCGGTGAATAAATTAATGAAAGCCAATTTAAGATTGGTAGTTTCTATTGCCAAAAGATATATTGGTAAATCTCCAAACCTTACCTTGCTTGACCTAGTCCAAGAAGGCAATATTGGCTTGAGAAGGGCAGTGGAAAAATTTGATTGGAGGAGGGGCTATAAATTTTCAACTTATGCTACTTGGTGGATACGACAGGCAGTTACCAGAGCTTTAGCTGACCAGGCAAGAACAATAAGAATACCTGTCCATATGGTTGAGACCATTTCAAAATATACCAAGGTTAGACGTCGTCTCTTACAGGATTTAGGGAGGGAACCATTGCCAGAAGAAATTGCTGCTGAAATGGGCATTGATGTTAATAAGGTTCATCATATTAGAAAAATTTCTCAAGAAACTGTTTCTCTGGAAACTCCGGTGGGGAGGGATGAAGAAGATAGTATTTTAGCCGAGTTCATTGAAGATGAAAAAACGATTCCACCTTCTATTCACGCAGCCAGAACCTTGCTTCGGGAAAGATTAAAAGAAATTTTGGTTGATTTGTCTCCTCGGGAACAAAAAATATTATCAATGAGATTTGGATTAAAGGACGGGATTACTCATACTTTAGAGGAGGTAGGTCAGGAATTCGGCGTAACCCGAGAAAGAATCCGCCAAATTGAAGCTAAATCCCTTGAAAGAATCCGCGAACACCAGAAGCTGAAGAAGTTAAAGGGCTATTGATTTTTCTCCTAAATTTTGTAGAATAAAGATATTCCGGGGTAGTTCAATGGTAGAACGGCTCCCTGTTAAGGAGAAAGTTACAGGTTCGAGTCCTGTCCCCGGAGCAGGCTTGTGCTTGGCTCAAGAGACCGAGCCGCATTAAACAATCTAAAATACCTTTTTAATAATATATGAGCCTAGAGAATATTATTAAAGGAAGGATTGCTAGCATTATAGTCAGCTTGATGTTTCAGAACGCTGACTATTTAGTCATAAATTATGGACACGAGAGTTTCCCTGGTTATCTTGTGCAGTTGGGCGTTTCAAAGGACAGCAAGATTGCGAAAATGTTGCGTACCACCCCTTCTTTTATTTTGGTGGATAAAAAAAACCACGCCGTTGTTTTACTTCAGGTAAAATACCAGAATGTTGGAGCTAGTGGTAGGAATGTGGAGTGGGGTTATGAAAAGATACAGCAATATTGGCCCGGCGCGTATTTGTTATTGGTCCGGCCCAGAAAGCCCTATTTTTTTCTTGTCAATAAAACAGAAAAAGGGCTTAAGCCCCTTCCAATATTAGATTCTAAAGTTTTTATGATAGATGAAAAATTGGTTATAAAATTTGCGAAACTTGTCAAGAAATTTCTTTCCTGATATCTTTCATCTCTTTTGGTAAACTGCCTGTAGGCAGTTTACCAAAAGAATTACATTCTGTCAATACTAAATCTACTGTTAAGACAAATAACATTAATATTGATGATATTAATAGAAATGATTTTTTGGAAGCCATAAAGATTGTTCTTAACTATATTTTATCATATAATAAAAAGAAAAACAAGGGCAGGAAAAAGCAAAAAGAGCTTTGTATGCCCTTTTCTTTTTTAAGTCTTTATTTATATAATTGTTCCTTCTTTTCTGGCTTTACTTATGAGCCCAAGAAATGGGGAGGAGGCTGATTGAGTTATTCAGAATAATTTACCGACCTGTCCAAAATTCAGACAAACAAAAGCAAAATATTAAAGAGATTGAATAACTAGAAGTATGGTAAATTTCCAACTTCTGATATTGGATAATTCCAACTTCTATATGTTTTCTTTTTTAGTCTTGGTTCATAATCCAGGTTCGAACTTCGTCCAGTTCCCGGAGCAAATTTCAGTCACCTCGTCAATAAGGCGGTTTTTTGGTAGAATAAAGATGAAAGGTCGGTAAGTCGCAAGAAGTAATAAGCTAAATTATGAAAGCAACATCTTTATTAATAAGTTTAATATTTCTCTTTTCTCTTGGAGTGGGAGTTTTAGCTCAAGAAACAGAACTTCCAGACCCGGGACTTACTCCCGACAGTCCATTTTACTTTCTGGAGATAATTGCTGAAGAAATTGGCACTTTCTTTACTTTCGGTGACCTTAAAAAAGCTGAAAGACATGCTGCCTTAGCTGCTGAAAGACTGGCTGAAGCCCAAGTTATCGCAGGAAAAGGGAAACCAGAATTAACAGAAAAAACTTTGGTAAGATATGAAAATCAATTAGAAAAAAGTATGGCTCGGGTAGAAAGAGCAGAAAGTAAAGGCGAGAACACCGAAAAAGCTATGGAAGTTTTGGCTAGAGTCGGCCAGGCAACCTCTAAACATTTGGAGGTTTTAGCTGAAGTTTATGAGAAAGTTCCAGAAGAAGATAAACCAGCCATTGAAAATGCAATGAAAGCTTCAGTCAAGGGACACGAAAAAGCAGTTGAGGCATTAAAAGCACAAAATGCTTTAGGTGAAATTCCAGAAGAAGCCACTTTACCAGCTCAGGTTCCACAAGAAGTAAGAGAGAGAGTTCAAATGAGGGCTCAACAGGAATTAGAAGTAGAGAAAGCTGAGCGGGCAAAAGAGAATGATCTTCAGAGCTTTGAATCGTTTAGAGCTTTCTGTATAGAACAGGGAGCACCACCAGAGACATGTACATCATTTGTGAATGAGCTTCAGAACTTTGGATTGTTTGGAGTTTTCTGTACAGAGAGGGAAGCACTACCACCAGAGATGTG from Patescibacteria group bacterium includes:
- a CDS encoding sigma-70 family RNA polymerase sigma factor, with the protein product MIKKKRTKKVLKKKKPTKKKPVKKVKKKAVKKKKVTKRKKISWKKKIFAPEKLQALFKKGKQRGFVTTSEILYFFPGIEKDIKGLENLYGKLEEEGIEIKESREFLETEEKPKKPGRAPKVREIKIDPIQLYLKEIGKVSFLTADEEKELSKRIEKGDKEAVNKLMKANLRLVVSIAKRYIGKSPNLTLLDLVQEGNIGLRRAVEKFDWRRGYKFSTYATWWIRQAVTRALADQARTIRIPVHMVETISKYTKVRRRLLQDLGREPLPEEIAAEMGIDVNKVHHIRKISQETVSLETPVGRDEEDSILAEFIEDEKTIPPSIHAARTLLRERLKEILVDLSPREQKILSMRFGLKDGITHTLEEVGQEFGVTRERIRQIEAKSLERIREHQKLKKLKGY
- the dnaG gene encoding DNA primase; this translates as MLASPIDEIKNRLDIVEVIRGYIKLQKAGANYRALCPFHNEKKPSFFVSPARQIWHCFGACDSGGDIFKFVMKIEGVEFGDALRILAQKAGVELKKQDPKLRTEKQRLYEISDLACRFFGKQLEESSAGKEAKKYLSDRGLKEESIKKWRLGYAPDIWQGLSDFLVSRGYKREEIEKAGLALKSEKTNNYYDRFRGRIIFPIFDLSSQAVGFGGRIFKQTQRPDGQEEAKYINTPNTPLYDKSRILYGLNKAGIEARKKDACILVEGYVDVIMANQAGFENVVATSGTALTPYQLKILKRYSDNLLTAFDMDVAGDSATKRGIDLAQAQGFSIKVVTMPKETDPADIISKNPEDWHNLVEKAKSIHDFYFENTLSKFDKNTLEGKKEISKILLPVIKRIPNKIEQSVWIQGLAGTLGVREEDVSEELRKTKIEEIEMGAEEFVEKATSLPQKTRKELLEERLAVLIIKLPQNLGLVGEKDFELFSPQTVKIINCLKEKKQNEQIDYLCLKAEVEQADIDPEKEFKDCFKELKTLVIRDRLDNISKEIKKAEQEKNSEKVQELIQQFNQCSKSRSDLEISEA
- a CDS encoding glycosyltransferase family 4 protein, yielding MPRKPKVNKVLFLQCFPLWGSGSGTYTRELALEINKFKNIKTAIVCPESKEKHAGVKIYPLELPFPVAFTGHPDWPVCKSYKDLTPKEISRVFNFFLRSVINAVDDFKPDLIHVQHISLLLWAANFIKALYGINFITTSHGTGVLTASERKTYVPLSQDALGRAKKIVAVSGDTKGWLLETFGKEFLHKTRIIPGGVYLEDFPAEKKIKIINKKYKLKGKKVVLFSGKLTPQKGVFYLIEAAQDIKGDIYIIGDGPERKNLEDLVYKFKLHNVHFLGYMGDDKREELEEFYYRADVFVAPSVWDEPLGLVILEAMVTKTPVIATRKGGIPLAVKNGVNGFLVRPKSSRQIAEACNKLLESDELRKKLGNAARETVQKKFTWKKIAQTYIRIYRRAYRNGNNKKKKNGKKMTLKQKKKKKPLNLLRIFKLKKRAS
- a CDS encoding glycosyltransferase family 4 protein, with protein sequence MKKKNINIGVIVPPFTTVPPSGQGGTERIAKEMIEGLTKKGYKVTLFGAGRYKGSAKFIQIFKKTITERKFDTAYSEASRPLRLESAYIARVMKEIIKREGEFNIIFNHARGGYLFLPLSLFIKTPIVSIFHLPIFKEAADVLASYKKPNVVTISNSQRKGFPNINYLATVYNGVNTKEFKFCEKPKDYFLYMGAMAEHKNTKAAILAAKRAKVKLILAGGKKREPYFSKEIKPLIDGKQIKYVGEVSGKRRTDLVKYAKGFLFPIKWPEPFGIVMIEAMASGVPVIAYPNGAVPEVVKDKKTGFIAKNIKEIVKAIKNIDKIDRKKCRARVKKYFTVEKMVDDYEKIIKRLI